The genomic window CAGGGCAACAAAAAGGTTGTATGGAAGGTTCAAAACGGCACTGCCCAACCCGTGCAGGTAGAGGTCATAAAGCAAGGACAGGGGATAGTCTATGTAAAGGGTGAGCTAAAGGATGGTGAAGGAATAGCTTTAGAGAATGCCTATGTGCTTCAGCAAGGCGTAAAGGTGGAAGTGCGATGAAATTTCTTGTATTTCTTTTCTTTACTTTCAATATGGTCTTTGCCCTCAGCCTTGAGCAAGCTGTGGAACTTGCGGTAAAAAACAACACATCTGCGAGACTCTCCTTGCTTGATCTTCAAAAGGCTGAGGAAAACATAAGAAAAGCTCGAGCGGGCATACTACCCAAAGTGAGCTTTTCCTACAGCTACACAAGGCTTGGAGGAGACCTTGCCTTTGGCTTCACGCCAAAAAACAGGCACAGCTATGTGCTTGAAATGGACCAGACCCTTTTTAACCGTGGGGTCTTTGAAGGGCTGAGCCTTGCAAGAGAACAGAAAGAGCTTCAGGAGCTTGTATACGAAGACATAAAGAGGGAGGTGGAGTTTCAAACCAAACAACTCTTTTATGCACTTCTTTATAAGAGGGAAGTGGTGAAGCTCCTTGAGGAAAACTTAAAATACTGGGAAGAAAACTACAAGCAGACGGAGGGCAAATTTCAGGCGGGCGTAATTCCAAAGGTAGAGCTTATGAGGGCAAAAGCCCAGCTTGAAAATGCAAAGGCTCAGTTGGAAAACACATTGGCGGACTACAGAAAGAGTCTTGAAGACTTTAAAGCATTCCTCAGATACGATGGGGAGATTGAAGTGGAGGGAAAACTTGAAATGCAAGAACTAAAACAAGGAGACTTCAAGGCACTTCTTGAAAATAATAGCACCCTAAAAGTTGCCAGAAGAAGCCTTGAAGTTTCCAAGAGAGTGGTTGAGCTTCAAAAATCCCAGTACTACCCCACCCTTGACCTCTTTGCTACTTATCAGGGCAATACCGCAAGGATCGGGGGCAAGGATAGCATGTTGAATGGATATACAATTGGTGCAAGGTTAAACTACAATATCTTTGATGGCTTTGCCCGTGAGGCAAGTATAGCACAGGCAAGGATAGACCTTCTAAAACAGATGGAAAACCTAAAGGATACGGAACAAAAGCTAAGGGCAGAACTCAATAAAACCCTTTTAGACATAGATTCTCTAAGAGCTCAGATAGGTGCGGTGAAGCTCTCCCTTGAGTCCGCAGAGGAAAGTCTGAGGCTCTCAAAGGAGAGATACCGTTTTGGTGTTGCCACCCAGCTTGAAGTTCTTGACGCGGTAAGCAATTACAACAACACTTTGCAAAACTATTACTTTTTGCTATACCTATACAACACTGCGTTAGCAAGGCTGGAAAGGCTTACAAAATGAGTGCGCGAGAAAGGATACTCAAATCCGCCAAAGAGCTTTTTTCTCAAAAGGGCTATAACCACACCACTGTGGATGACATAGTAAAGCATGCAGGTCTCTCAAAGGGGGCTTTTTACTTCTACTTTAAGAGCAAAGACCAGCTTATGGAAGAGCTTGTAAACACGATGGCGGAAAAGACAAAGAGTATTATGAAAGGATGGTTAGAAAAGGGTGTTTCCGCAGAGGAATCTATTAGGGGACATATAAGAGACTTTCTTGTGGAATGCTACGAAGATAGGCATATAGCTTATGTGTTCTTTTTTGAGCTCATATGCAACAGAGAAGACTTCAGAAGACTTTACCTTGCGCACCTGCAGGAGATAAGAGAACTGCTTACAGAGTTAGTAGAAAGAGGCTATAGAAGGGGTGAATTCCTATGTGGAAGCACAAAGACCCTTGTTAACCTGATAGCTGGCTATGTAAGGCTTATATACATGGAGGAGCTTCTCCTAAACAGCGCATCTTTAGAAGATATTTTGAAAGAAGTAAACGAGGGTCTTGACCTCATATTTAGGGGGCTAAAATGTGGTTGACCGCTCTTCTTTTGACCTTTATCAGCCTTTCCTTTTCCTTAGGACTTGAGGATCTTATAAGTTCCGCTCTTGAGAAAAACCCAAAAGTGTCTTCAAAAGGTTATGCTATAGAATCCGCCAAGCTAAAACTAAAAGGAACTGAACAGCTCTACTATCCTGAATTTTTTGCGGGATATCGCTACTCGGTGCAGTCAGAGAGCCAATCTATTAGCATACCAGCCCCTGGAGGCTTCCCATCCTTTGATTTTAGAAGTTCAAAGAGAAATTACCAAAGTCTTCAGCTGGGCTTAAGGCAGGTGCTATATGACGGAGGTTTCAGGTCTTCAAGGGTTGATATATCAAGGGTTCAACTGAGGATATCCGAAGAAGATTATGAGGAGACACTGCTTGAGGTAAAGCTGGAAGTCATAAAAGCATACTTTTCTGTCCTCTCCGCCCTAGAACTTCTTGAAGTGGTCAAGAAGCAAAAGGAGGCGGTTGAGGCTGACCTTGTACAAAGAGAAGCCTTCTTCAGAGAAGGGCTTGTGGCAATAACGGATGTGCTACAAGCAAAGGTCAGGCTTGCGGAAGTCCAAAGAGACCTAAGAGAAGCGGAAGGGAACTACCGAATAGCCATTGCCAATCTCTCAAGGCTTACAGGTATTGAAGAAGAAAAGCTAAAAACCCTAAAGCCTGCGGACATAAAACCAGACCTTCCAGACCTTGGGGAACTTATAAACACAACCATGGAAAAAAGACCAGCCATCAAAACACTGAGGGAGAAGATCCTTCTCCTGCAAGCTCAAAGGAAAATGGAGGTTTCACAGGTCTATCCAAAGGTCTTTGTAGAAGCACTATACAACTATACAGACCAAAACCCCACCCTTTCCCCGAAGGGATTCTTTGTCTTTAATGTTGGGCTAAGCCTAAATATTCAGTCTCTTAGCAACTACTACAACGCCTTAGCCCTTGTGCAAGAAGAAAAGTCTGCAAAAGAGGACCTGAGAGACATACAGCAAGTCATTACCCTAAGGGTGAAGTCCGCCTATGAAAACTTCCTGACCGCACAGGATAACCTTAGGGTTGCAGAGGAATCTGTGAAGTTTGCGGAAGAGTTTTATAGGCTTTCTCTTGAGCAGTATAGGAATCAGATAATAAGTGGCACAGACCTTCTGCAGGCAGAAGCAAGCAGAACCCAAGCCCTAAGGTCCAAGGTTATAGCCTACTACAAACTACTTGAAGCTTACTTTGAACTTCTGAGAGAAGTGGGCAAACTATGAAGAAGGTTGGAGTAGTAGTAATCGTTTTCCTTTTGACCCTTTTTGGTTTTTTGTCCTACAAGTGGGTCAAACACAGAATAGAATACGCCGTAACGGACGCAGTCTTCGTAAAAGCGGACATTATGAGCAATGTAGCCTTTGAGATAAGCGGTAGAGTGGTAGAGGTCTACAAAGACATGGGAGACAAGGTAAAAAAGGGAGAGGTTTTGGCAAGGGTTGAACCCGAAGACTACCGGCTAAATTTAGAAAACTTACAGATAAGGCTCTCTTCTCTCTTAGCCCAAAAGGAATCCCTTGAGCTTCAACTCAAAAGATTTAAGGGTCAGATTGAATTAGGGGTTAGCATTTCAGGAGACACACTCAAAGAGCTAAAAGCTAAGGAGGATGCCCTAACAAAACAGATACAGGAGCTTGAGGTTCAACTGCAACAAACAGAAAGAGACAGACAAAGGATGGAAAACCTCTTTAAGGAAGGACTTATTCCCAAACAAAGGTTTGAGCAGATAGACACTGCTTATAAGAGCCTTCACTTAAGGAAAAAGGCACTGGAAGACAGTCTAAGAGAAATAAGAACGGTTTACTCAAAAGCTCAAAGGGAATATGAAAGGTCTGAACTTGAGAGGATAAGAACTCAGGAGCTAAGCAAGCAGGTTAAAGCATTGGAAGAGGATATAAAGGCACTAAAGACCCAGATACAACAAGCCCAACTCAATCTTGAAAGAACTGAGCTTCGCTCACCGGTGGATGGAGTGGTGGCTAAAAGGTTCATAAGCGTAGGGGATATGGTAAGGGCGGGGCAACCCGCCTTCAGTATAATAGACCAAAACTCTCTCTACGTGGAGGCTCTCCTTGAGGAGACAAAGCTAAGGGGTGTAAAGCCTGGCTCAAAAGCCTATGTGATGCTTGATGCCTACAAGGGTGTGGTTTTTGAGGGTGTGGTGGAAGAGATAAGCCCAGCTTCTGCTGCCACCTTTGCCCTTGTACCAAGGGATGTGTCCGCAGGAGAGTTTACCAAGGTAGTCCAGCGAATACCAGTGAAGATAAGGATAACAAAGGGAGACAAAAGCCTTCTTAGAGTTGGCATGGGTGGAAAGGTGGAGATAAAAAGAGAATGAAAGAGGAAAGACCCTTTCACGAAACCCTTACACCCGTAGAGAGGGGCATCCTAACCTTTTCTCTGATGATAGGCGTCTTTATGGCGATTCTGGATACCACCATCGTGGACATAGTGGTGCCTAAGATGATGGCACCTCTTAGCACAGACCTATATGGTGTCCAGTGGGTAATAACCGCCTACATGACCGCTTCCGCAAGTGCCATACTATTGGTGGAGTGGCTTGAGGGTCTTGTGGGTCTAAAGAGGGTCTTTATGCTTGGGCTTTTTCTTTTTACCACCGCCTCCTTTTTCTGTGGTCAAGCTCAATCCCTTGAATGGATGATAGCGTCAAGGGCAGTTCAAGGCTTTGGGGAAGCCCTCATTGTGGTGAGTGCGGAAGCCCTTCTTTTCTCTGCTTATGCCCCAGAAAAGCGTGGTCTTGCCATGGGTATATACGGGCTTGGTGTGAGCTTTGCTCCCGCCCTTGGTCCCACACTGGGTGGCTGGATAACAGAGCACATAGACTGGAGATGGGTCTTTTATATAAACCTACCCATAGGCATCTTTAACTTCACCCTTACTTTCTTTTTCCTAAAAGACCACAAGCCTGCTCATAAGCTAAAGCTCAACTTCCTCTCTTACCTTCTTATCTCCCTTGCCACCGTGAGCTTTCTCATAGTCCTCTCAAGGGGTCAAAAGGAGGGTTGGTTTGCCAGCGACTTTATACTTTACCTTTCTTTGATTTCCCTTTTCTCCTTTCTCCTTTTCCTGCTTTCTGAAATGCTCTCTAAAAACAAGCTCATAGACCCGCCTATCTTCAAGATTAAGGAGTTTGTGGTAGCCTTTTGGGTTTATTGCTTTGTGCTTGGCTTTTCCATGTATCAGGTCTTTTACCTTATACCTCTCTACTTTGAAAAGCTAAAGGGCTATACCACTTTTCAGACAGGTCTTGTCATACTGCCTATGGCTCTCACCATAGGCTTTCTCTCTCCAGTTGCTGGCATACTTTCTGACAAGAAATCTCCAAGGCTTGCCCTATATATCGCAACCGCCATGTATCTTTCTGTTGCCTTTTTGCTACTACCAAGGCTCAATTACTTCACCTCAAAGGAAACTGCCATTCTCTACCTTATAGCCATGGGCGCGGGTATGGGTTTTTTCTTTGCACCAGTTACCCAGATGGCTCTAAAGAAGTTAGGGGACAAGACCACTCTTGGGGTAAGCCTTATGCACTATGTGAGGTTTGTGGGAGGCTCTTTTGGAACAGCCCTTGCCACCAATGACCTTCAAAGGTTTGCGACAGAAAACTTCCAAAGAAGCACAGAGATACAAAATACTTATTGGTTAAGCCTAAAAATACAGGAGGTTACTGAATGGCTCTCTCAATTTGCTTACCAGTCAGAGGAAAGGGCAAAGGCTATGATATACCAACTTCAAAACCTTTATGCCCTTTCTGATGCCTTTGGCTCTACACTTTTCTTTGCAGCCCTTTGGGCTCTTTTTGGCAGTCTGCCAGTCTTTTACCTTCTTTGGAAGGATGCCAAGGTTCCCTTAAACACCTTTTATAGCATCCACTAAGCTATCCATCTCCTCTTTTGTCCTCTTTTCAGTAATAGCAAAGAGTATGGTCTTGTGATATCCAAAGCCTTCTAAGGGCACGCCTGCAAGGAAACCTGCTTTCAAAGCCTTCTGATAGAGCTCCTTTGCCCTTTCATGTCTTAGTGGAAATTCCCACAGGTGCTTTCCGCTGTAGACTTCCTCAAAGCCTATTTCAAGAAGCCTTCTTTTGAGATATAAAGCCTTTGATAGGCTCTGCTTGGCTACCTCCCTCATACCCTCCTTTCCAAGCAAGACCATATAGAGCAGGTTTGCTAAGGCTATGAGGTTTTGGTTGGTGCATATGTTGGAGGTTGCCCTCTCTCTTCTTATGTGCTGTTCCCTTGTCTGTAGCACGAGGGTAAAGGCTCTTTTGCCCTCTATGTCTTCTGCCATGCCCACAAGCCTTCCGGGCATTCTCCTGAGATGCTCCGTCCTTACCGCAAAAAAGCCTGCATAGGGTCCTCCAAAGTTCATAGGCACGCCCATCTGCTGACCCTCTCCCACCACAATGTCCACACCAAACTCACCAGGAGGCTTAAGAATTGCCAAAGCTATAGGGTCTGCAACTACTACGATGGGGACTTCATACTTCTTAGACAGACCCACTATTTCTCCAAGAGGTTCTACAAAACCCATGAAGTTGGGATACTGCACCGCCAAGGCATGTGTTTCTCCATCCTTAAGTAAACCCTCAAGCCTCTCAAGGTCCGTATAGCCTTCATGAGTAAGCGAACATATTTCAATCTCATCCATGTAGCCCCTTAGGTATGTGTTTGCCACCCTTCTGTAGAGGGGGTTTACTCCTTCGCTCAACACCACCCTTTTGCCTTTGCCTCTTATAGCCCTTGCCATCAAGACCGCCTCCGCAAGGGCTGAAGCCCCATCATACATGCTTGCGTTGGCAACCTCCATGCCTGTAAGCTCACAGATAAGAGTTTGATATTCAAAGAGAGCCTGCAGTGTTCCCTGAGAGACCTCTGGCTGGTAGGGAGTATAGGCGGTAAGGAACTCACCTCTGCTGAGAATTTGCCATATTACCGACGGAATTATCCTATCGTAAGCCCCAAAGCCTGCAAAGGAAATAAGAGGTATGTTTTTCTCACTTAGGTCTTTGAAGTATCTCCTTAGCTCCTCCTCGCTCCTTGGCTTTGGAAGCTCTGGCTTTGAAAGGAGCGAGGAGTCTATGTGTGAAAAGAGGTCTTCAAGGCTTTCAAGACCAAGCTCTTTTAGAACTCTTTGTGTCTCTTCCTTTGAGTGGGGAATATACATCTACCTTTCCTTTTCTTCGTAACCCAGTTCCTCCTCAGGCAAGGCTTCGATGGATTCTTCAAACCTCTCCTCTTCCTCCTCAGGTAGACTGAGCTTTATAGTCTCTCCCTTTTCATCCTTTACTATCTCCACAAGAAGCTGTGCGTAATCTTCTGCAGGCATAAGGTCTTCCACTTCCATAGGGTCAGATAACTCTATGACAGCAAGCCAACCATCTTCGTAAGGTGATTCGTTCATAAGATGTGGCTCATCGCTTAAGGTTTCGTTTACCTCCACCACAGTTCCAGAAAGGGGTGAGTATATGGGTGATACGCTCTTTACCGATTCCACGTTGGCTATGGTATCACCGCTTTCATAGGTCTCTCCCACCTGAGGAAGGTCCACATAGACCACATCTCCAAGCTCCTTTTGAGCATAGTCTGTTATACCTATCCATGCCTTGTTTCCCTTTACAAGAGCCCATTCGTGGTCTTTTGTGTAATACCTGTCTGTTTTTACCACATACTTACCTACAAGTATCTCATCCATCGCTTTCCTCCTTAAAGAGTTTCATATTGTATACCATACTCCTGCCTAACCTTTTCCATTACCGCGGTTAGCTCTTTTTCCTCTCCCAACAAGCCTTCCAAAGTCCTTATAAGGTAATCAAGGTCTATTAGCCTCAAAAGGGCAATACCCTTCCATTTACCCTC from Hydrogenobacter sp. T-8 includes these protein-coding regions:
- a CDS encoding TolC family protein, with product MWLTALLLTFISLSFSLGLEDLISSALEKNPKVSSKGYAIESAKLKLKGTEQLYYPEFFAGYRYSVQSESQSISIPAPGGFPSFDFRSSKRNYQSLQLGLRQVLYDGGFRSSRVDISRVQLRISEEDYEETLLEVKLEVIKAYFSVLSALELLEVVKKQKEAVEADLVQREAFFREGLVAITDVLQAKVRLAEVQRDLREAEGNYRIAIANLSRLTGIEEEKLKTLKPADIKPDLPDLGELINTTMEKRPAIKTLREKILLLQAQRKMEVSQVYPKVFVEALYNYTDQNPTLSPKGFFVFNVGLSLNIQSLSNYYNALALVQEEKSAKEDLRDIQQVITLRVKSAYENFLTAQDNLRVAEESVKFAEEFYRLSLEQYRNQIISGTDLLQAEASRTQALRSKVIAYYKLLEAYFELLREVGKL
- a CDS encoding HlyD family efflux transporter periplasmic adaptor subunit, with protein sequence MKKVGVVVIVFLLTLFGFLSYKWVKHRIEYAVTDAVFVKADIMSNVAFEISGRVVEVYKDMGDKVKKGEVLARVEPEDYRLNLENLQIRLSSLLAQKESLELQLKRFKGQIELGVSISGDTLKELKAKEDALTKQIQELEVQLQQTERDRQRMENLFKEGLIPKQRFEQIDTAYKSLHLRKKALEDSLREIRTVYSKAQREYERSELERIRTQELSKQVKALEEDIKALKTQIQQAQLNLERTELRSPVDGVVAKRFISVGDMVRAGQPAFSIIDQNSLYVEALLEETKLRGVKPGSKAYVMLDAYKGVVFEGVVEEISPASAATFALVPRDVSAGEFTKVVQRIPVKIRITKGDKSLLRVGMGGKVEIKRE
- a CDS encoding TetR/AcrR family transcriptional regulator, translated to MSARERILKSAKELFSQKGYNHTTVDDIVKHAGLSKGAFYFYFKSKDQLMEELVNTMAEKTKSIMKGWLEKGVSAEESIRGHIRDFLVECYEDRHIAYVFFFELICNREDFRRLYLAHLQEIRELLTELVERGYRRGEFLCGSTKTLVNLIAGYVRLIYMEELLLNSASLEDILKEVNEGLDLIFRGLKCG
- the gcvH gene encoding glycine cleavage system protein GcvH yields the protein MDEILVGKYVVKTDRYYTKDHEWALVKGNKAWIGITDYAQKELGDVVYVDLPQVGETYESGDTIANVESVKSVSPIYSPLSGTVVEVNETLSDEPHLMNESPYEDGWLAVIELSDPMEVEDLMPAEDYAQLLVEIVKDEKGETIKLSLPEEEEERFEESIEALPEEELGYEEKER
- a CDS encoding DHA2 family efflux MFS transporter permease subunit, which encodes MKEERPFHETLTPVERGILTFSLMIGVFMAILDTTIVDIVVPKMMAPLSTDLYGVQWVITAYMTASASAILLVEWLEGLVGLKRVFMLGLFLFTTASFFCGQAQSLEWMIASRAVQGFGEALIVVSAEALLFSAYAPEKRGLAMGIYGLGVSFAPALGPTLGGWITEHIDWRWVFYINLPIGIFNFTLTFFFLKDHKPAHKLKLNFLSYLLISLATVSFLIVLSRGQKEGWFASDFILYLSLISLFSFLLFLLSEMLSKNKLIDPPIFKIKEFVVAFWVYCFVLGFSMYQVFYLIPLYFEKLKGYTTFQTGLVILPMALTIGFLSPVAGILSDKKSPRLALYIATAMYLSVAFLLLPRLNYFTSKETAILYLIAMGAGMGFFFAPVTQMALKKLGDKTTLGVSLMHYVRFVGGSFGTALATNDLQRFATENFQRSTEIQNTYWLSLKIQEVTEWLSQFAYQSEERAKAMIYQLQNLYALSDAFGSTLFFAALWALFGSLPVFYLLWKDAKVPLNTFYSIH
- a CDS encoding TolC family protein, which produces MKFLVFLFFTFNMVFALSLEQAVELAVKNNTSARLSLLDLQKAEENIRKARAGILPKVSFSYSYTRLGGDLAFGFTPKNRHSYVLEMDQTLFNRGVFEGLSLAREQKELQELVYEDIKREVEFQTKQLFYALLYKREVVKLLEENLKYWEENYKQTEGKFQAGVIPKVELMRAKAQLENAKAQLENTLADYRKSLEDFKAFLRYDGEIEVEGKLEMQELKQGDFKALLENNSTLKVARRSLEVSKRVVELQKSQYYPTLDLFATYQGNTARIGGKDSMLNGYTIGARLNYNIFDGFAREASIAQARIDLLKQMENLKDTEQKLRAELNKTLLDIDSLRAQIGAVKLSLESAEESLRLSKERYRFGVATQLEVLDAVSNYNNTLQNYYFLLYLYNTALARLERLTK
- the gcvPA gene encoding aminomethyl-transferring glycine dehydrogenase subunit GcvPA; translation: MYIPHSKEETQRVLKELGLESLEDLFSHIDSSLLSKPELPKPRSEEELRRYFKDLSEKNIPLISFAGFGAYDRIIPSVIWQILSRGEFLTAYTPYQPEVSQGTLQALFEYQTLICELTGMEVANASMYDGASALAEAVLMARAIRGKGKRVVLSEGVNPLYRRVANTYLRGYMDEIEICSLTHEGYTDLERLEGLLKDGETHALAVQYPNFMGFVEPLGEIVGLSKKYEVPIVVVADPIALAILKPPGEFGVDIVVGEGQQMGVPMNFGGPYAGFFAVRTEHLRRMPGRLVGMAEDIEGKRAFTLVLQTREQHIRRERATSNICTNQNLIALANLLYMVLLGKEGMREVAKQSLSKALYLKRRLLEIGFEEVYSGKHLWEFPLRHERAKELYQKALKAGFLAGVPLEGFGYHKTILFAITEKRTKEEMDSLVDAIKGV